A stretch of the Capsicum annuum cultivar UCD-10X-F1 chromosome 10, UCD10Xv1.1, whole genome shotgun sequence genome encodes the following:
- the LOC107843801 gene encoding uncharacterized protein LOC107843801 — protein MMGRGRAKGKKQSVHEDLGSGEEDKIPVRRRGRPQKLSKDDVEEEEQEVVKIEDEEEDSENTKGSVLSKDVKNQAAVNGKKRKRTSQVKEADSMKVEDGVGTKANSNDLIKSVGFRQNGSRRKNKPRRAAEVGVECR, from the coding sequence ATGATGGGCAGAGGAAGAGCAAAGGGAAAGAAGCAATCTGTTCATGAGGATCTCGGAAGTGGTGAAGAAGACAAGATACCAGTCCGGAGAAGGGGAAGACCGCAGAAGCTATCGAAGGATGACGTAGAGGAAGAAGAACAAGAGGTTGTGAAAAtagaagacgaagaagaagacAGCGAGAACACAAAAGGTTCGGTCTTGAGTAAAGATGTCAAGAACCAAGCTGCTGTGAAtggaaagaagaggaagagaacGTCACAAGTCAAGGAAGCAGATTCAATGAAAGTGGAAGATGGTGTTGGGACCAAAGCTAACTCTAATGACTTAATAAAGTCGGTTGGATTTAGACAAAACGGGAGTAGAAGGAAAAACAAGCCTAGGCGAGCTGCTGAAGTTGGCGTAGAGTGCA